The proteins below come from a single Xenopus tropicalis strain Nigerian chromosome 9, UCB_Xtro_10.0, whole genome shotgun sequence genomic window:
- the map3k2 gene encoding mitogen-activated protein kinase kinase kinase 2 isoform X1: protein MYSSNLVPIMDEQQALNSIMQDLVVLHKASRPALSLHVPGSSKSPKKQNDVRVKFEHRGEKRILQFSRPVLLEDLYAKAKVAFGQCMDLHYSNNELVIPLKTQDDLDKAVELLDRSVHMKSLKILLVLPGHTETDTLCDMEHMPSLEDLDNSVFATLDKKTKTSGIGAQTRDRSSPPPGYIPEDLHQVVRNGSFTSINSEGEFIPESMDQMLDPLSLSSPENSGSGSCPSLDSPLDGDSYSKSRMPRAQSYPDNYQEFLEYDIPVFEKFGKGGTYPRRYHVSYHHQDYNDGRKTFPRARRTQGNSFRSPVNFSPTDHSLSTSSGSSVFTPEYEDGRLRRRGSDIDNPTLSVMDISPPSRSPRAPSNWRLGKLLGQGAFGRVYLCYDADTGRELAVKQVQFDPDSLETSKEVNALECEIQLLKNLLHERIVQYYGCLRDSQEKTLSIFMEYMPGGSIKDQLKAYGALTEFVTRKYTRQILEGVHYLHSNMIVHRDIKGANILRDSSGNVKLGDFGASKRLQTICLSGTGMKSVTGTPYWMSPEVISGEGYGRKADIWSVGCTVVEMLTEKPPWAEFEAMAAIFKIATQPTNPQLPAHVSEHCRDFLKRIFVEAKVRPSSEELLRHTFAQYH from the exons ATGTACAGCAGCAATCTGGTTCCCATCATGG ATGAGCAGCAGGCTCTAAACTCGATCATGCAGGATCTGGTTGTTCTGCACAAAGCCAGCAGGCCTGCTCTTTCCCTGCATGTACCCGGCAGCTCAAAGTCTCCAAAAAAACAG AATGATGTTCGTGTCAAATTTGAACACCGAGGGGAGAAGAG AATCCTTCAGTTCTCCCGACCAGTTCTACTGGAAGATCTCTACGCTAAGGCCAAAGTTGCATTTGGGCAGTGCATGGATTTGCACTACAGCAATAACGAG CTGGTCATTCCACTGAAAACACAGGATGATTTGGACAAGGCTGTTGAGTTGCTGGACAGAAGTGTTCACATGAAAAGCCTTAAAATCCTGCTGGTACTTCCTGGTCACACAGag ACTGACACCCTGTGTGATATGGAACACATGCCCTCTCTGGAAGATCTGGATAATTCAGTATTTGCAACCTTGGACAAGAAAACCAAGACTTCAGGTATTG GCGCTCAGACCAGGGACAGAAGTTCCCCACCCCCAGGGTACATTCCAGAAGATCTGCATCAGGTTGTGCGCAACGGATCGTTTACAAGCATCAACAGTGAAGGCGAATTTATTCCCGAAAGCATGGACCAA ATGCTTGATCCCTTGTCCCTCAGCAGCCCTGAAAACTCAGGATCTGGAAGCTGCCCATCACTTGATAGTCCCTTAGATGG AGACAGCTACTCCAAGTCCCGCATGCCTAGAGCTCAGAGCTATCCCGACAACTACCAGGAGTTTTTAG AGTATGACATTCCAGTGTTTGAGAAATTTGGGAAAGGCGGCACCTACCCACGAAGGTACCATGTGTCTTATCATCATCAGGATTACAATGATG GGCGTAAAACCTTTCCAAGGGCCAGAAGAACTCAGGGTAACAGCTTCCGGTCGCCCGTCAATTTCAGCCCCACTGACCACTCGCTGAGCACTAGCAGCGGGAGCAGCGTCTTCACCCCAGAATATGAGGACGGCCGTCTAAGGAGAAGGGGAAGCGACATAGACAATCCAACCCTGTCCGTCATGGATATCAGCCCACCCAGCAGAT CTCCCCGTGCACCATCCAACTGGAGGCTGGGAAAGCTGCTGGGCCAGGGTGCATTTGGCAGAGTTTACTTGTGCTACGATGCCGATACTGGTCGAGAACTGGCTGTTAAACAAGTGCAGTTTGACCCTGACAGCCTGGAAACGAGTAAG GAGGTGAATGCACTGGAGTGTGAAATTCAGCTGCTGAAAAACCTTTTGCATGAAAGAATTGTACAGTATTACGGTTGTCTGAGAGATTCGCAGGAGAAGACTCTGTCCATATTTATGGAATACATGCCGGGG GGATCTATAAAGGACCAGCTGAAAGCTTATGGAGCACTTACCGAATTTGTGACCCGGAAATATACCAGGCAGATCCTGGAGGGGGTTCATTATTTGCACAGTAACATGATTGTACACAGAGATATTAAAG GAGCCAATATCCTGCGCGACTCTTCGGGCAATGTAAAACTGGGAGACTTTGGCGCCAGTAAGCGGCTGCAGACTATCTGTCTCTCTGGCACTGGGATGAAATCCGTCACGGGGACCCCTTATTGGATGAGCCCAGAAGTCATCAGCGGAGAAGGTTATGGTCGAAAAGCAGACATCTG GAGCGTGGGGTGCACTGTCGTGGAAATGCTGACCGAGAAGCCACCGTGGGCCGAGTTCGAAGCCATGGCTGCCATCTTTAAAATCGCCACGCAGCCCACCAACCCGCAGCTGCCGGCACATGTATCAGAGCATTGTCGGGATTTCCTCAAAAGGATTTTCGTAGAAGCCAAAGTGAGACCCTCGTCGGAGGAACTGTTGCGGCACACGTTTGCCCAGTATCACTAG
- the map3k2 gene encoding mitogen-activated protein kinase kinase kinase 2 isoform X2: MYPAAQSLQKKQNDVRVKFEHRGEKRILQFSRPVLLEDLYAKAKVAFGQCMDLHYSNNELVIPLKTQDDLDKAVELLDRSVHMKSLKILLVLPGHTETDTLCDMEHMPSLEDLDNSVFATLDKKTKTSGIGAQTRDRSSPPPGYIPEDLHQVVRNGSFTSINSEGEFIPESMDQMLDPLSLSSPENSGSGSCPSLDSPLDGDSYSKSRMPRAQSYPDNYQEFLEYDIPVFEKFGKGGTYPRRYHVSYHHQDYNDGRKTFPRARRTQGNSFRSPVNFSPTDHSLSTSSGSSVFTPEYEDGRLRRRGSDIDNPTLSVMDISPPSRSPRAPSNWRLGKLLGQGAFGRVYLCYDADTGRELAVKQVQFDPDSLETSKEVNALECEIQLLKNLLHERIVQYYGCLRDSQEKTLSIFMEYMPGGSIKDQLKAYGALTEFVTRKYTRQILEGVHYLHSNMIVHRDIKGANILRDSSGNVKLGDFGASKRLQTICLSGTGMKSVTGTPYWMSPEVISGEGYGRKADIWSVGCTVVEMLTEKPPWAEFEAMAAIFKIATQPTNPQLPAHVSEHCRDFLKRIFVEAKVRPSSEELLRHTFAQYH; the protein is encoded by the exons ATGTACCCGGCAGCTCAAAGTCTCCAAAAAA AACAGAATGATGTTCGTGTCAAATTTGAACACCGAGGGGAGAAGAG AATCCTTCAGTTCTCCCGACCAGTTCTACTGGAAGATCTCTACGCTAAGGCCAAAGTTGCATTTGGGCAGTGCATGGATTTGCACTACAGCAATAACGAG CTGGTCATTCCACTGAAAACACAGGATGATTTGGACAAGGCTGTTGAGTTGCTGGACAGAAGTGTTCACATGAAAAGCCTTAAAATCCTGCTGGTACTTCCTGGTCACACAGag ACTGACACCCTGTGTGATATGGAACACATGCCCTCTCTGGAAGATCTGGATAATTCAGTATTTGCAACCTTGGACAAGAAAACCAAGACTTCAGGTATTG GCGCTCAGACCAGGGACAGAAGTTCCCCACCCCCAGGGTACATTCCAGAAGATCTGCATCAGGTTGTGCGCAACGGATCGTTTACAAGCATCAACAGTGAAGGCGAATTTATTCCCGAAAGCATGGACCAA ATGCTTGATCCCTTGTCCCTCAGCAGCCCTGAAAACTCAGGATCTGGAAGCTGCCCATCACTTGATAGTCCCTTAGATGG AGACAGCTACTCCAAGTCCCGCATGCCTAGAGCTCAGAGCTATCCCGACAACTACCAGGAGTTTTTAG AGTATGACATTCCAGTGTTTGAGAAATTTGGGAAAGGCGGCACCTACCCACGAAGGTACCATGTGTCTTATCATCATCAGGATTACAATGATG GGCGTAAAACCTTTCCAAGGGCCAGAAGAACTCAGGGTAACAGCTTCCGGTCGCCCGTCAATTTCAGCCCCACTGACCACTCGCTGAGCACTAGCAGCGGGAGCAGCGTCTTCACCCCAGAATATGAGGACGGCCGTCTAAGGAGAAGGGGAAGCGACATAGACAATCCAACCCTGTCCGTCATGGATATCAGCCCACCCAGCAGAT CTCCCCGTGCACCATCCAACTGGAGGCTGGGAAAGCTGCTGGGCCAGGGTGCATTTGGCAGAGTTTACTTGTGCTACGATGCCGATACTGGTCGAGAACTGGCTGTTAAACAAGTGCAGTTTGACCCTGACAGCCTGGAAACGAGTAAG GAGGTGAATGCACTGGAGTGTGAAATTCAGCTGCTGAAAAACCTTTTGCATGAAAGAATTGTACAGTATTACGGTTGTCTGAGAGATTCGCAGGAGAAGACTCTGTCCATATTTATGGAATACATGCCGGGG GGATCTATAAAGGACCAGCTGAAAGCTTATGGAGCACTTACCGAATTTGTGACCCGGAAATATACCAGGCAGATCCTGGAGGGGGTTCATTATTTGCACAGTAACATGATTGTACACAGAGATATTAAAG GAGCCAATATCCTGCGCGACTCTTCGGGCAATGTAAAACTGGGAGACTTTGGCGCCAGTAAGCGGCTGCAGACTATCTGTCTCTCTGGCACTGGGATGAAATCCGTCACGGGGACCCCTTATTGGATGAGCCCAGAAGTCATCAGCGGAGAAGGTTATGGTCGAAAAGCAGACATCTG GAGCGTGGGGTGCACTGTCGTGGAAATGCTGACCGAGAAGCCACCGTGGGCCGAGTTCGAAGCCATGGCTGCCATCTTTAAAATCGCCACGCAGCCCACCAACCCGCAGCTGCCGGCACATGTATCAGAGCATTGTCGGGATTTCCTCAAAAGGATTTTCGTAGAAGCCAAAGTGAGACCCTCGTCGGAGGAACTGTTGCGGCACACGTTTGCCCAGTATCACTAG